One part of the Bdellovibrio sp. KM01 genome encodes these proteins:
- a CDS encoding AgmX/PglI C-terminal domain-containing protein: MLKLIAALLITTPFIANAESNSNKSDIRRVIRTQLHGVTDCYKTALKNKAADEKIEGKVVAGFEIDKDGNVSKSWIVEKSTTLKNEGVKTCVAETVKQWKFPASPSGKVTIVEAYPFNFNMKDYK, translated from the coding sequence ATGTTGAAACTTATTGCAGCACTATTGATAACAACTCCCTTTATCGCGAATGCGGAATCCAATTCTAATAAGTCTGATATCCGCAGGGTGATTCGTACTCAACTACACGGGGTCACAGATTGCTACAAAACTGCTTTGAAAAACAAAGCTGCCGACGAAAAGATTGAAGGCAAAGTTGTCGCGGGCTTTGAAATCGATAAAGACGGAAACGTTTCAAAATCCTGGATCGTCGAGAAATCTACGACCTTGAAAAATGAAGGCGTGAAAACCTGTGTTGCGGAAACAGTTAAGCAGTGGAAGTTCCCAGCAAGCCCCTCTGGCAAAGTGACAATTGTCGAAGCTTACCCTTTTAATTTTAACATGAAGGACTACAAGTAA